A region of the Amycolatopsis sp. cg13 genome:
TGCCGCCAAATGATCGAGCACCTCGGTCACGACCTGTTTCGTGGCGAGGTCGAGATAGTCCTCCGACGGCGGGCGTTTCGGATCCCGGCCGACGCCGAGAAACGGCACGCAATCCCGCGTCAGCATGGTGATCAGCGGATCGTTCTCGACCGGTTCGGTGATCAGGAATCCGTCGCAGGCGAGCCCCACCGCCGACGCGTGGGCGCGCGCGGGATCCGGCACCAGCATCAGCCCGTACCCGCGCTCCACCGCGGCCAGTGCGGCGGACCCGGCGAACCGCAGGAAGTAGTCGACGCCTTCCAGGAACGCGGTGTCCAGCGGATCGAGCGGCCGCACCACCAGCCCGAGCACCCCGAGCCGGCTGGAGCGCAGCCCGCGCGCGATCGCGTCCGGCCGGTAGCCCAGTTCGCGCGCCGCCTCCCGCACCTGTTCCGCGGTGCCGGGCGCGACCGTCCCGTTCCCGCTGAAGGCGTGCGACACCGTGGTCGCCGAAACCCCGGCGCGGCGGGCGACGTCCTTGATGGTCGCCCGCGTTCGTTTCCCGGCCATGGCACACGATCCTAACCTGGTCCAAATCGTTTTGGCACCCCGCGAAAACCGGCCGTTGCCCAAATCGATTTGGGTCCTTACCGTGGCCCGGGTCACTTCCCCGGTCCGGAGGTTCCCATGACCGCTCCCGCCACCCCGCCCGCGCCGCCCGGCACGTCCGCGCCGCCCCCGGCCCGCTCCGGGCGCGGTCCCCGGGTGGAAGCCCACGGCATCGACGTCATCGGCGACGACGAGCGGCACGGCCGGGCCCGCGACCTGTTCGGGGTGTGGGCCGCGCCCAACGTCAGCTACCTCAGCCTGGTCGTCGGCGGCGCGCTGGTGCTCAGCGGATTGAGCCTGCTGCAGGCGCTCGCGGTGATCGTCGTGGGCAACCTGTGCTGGGCGCTGGTCGGCCTCGTCGCGGTCAGCGGCCCGGCGGCGGGCGCGCCGAGCGAGGTCATCATGCGGGCGATGTTCGGCACTCGCGGCAACCGTTTCGTCATCGGGCTGAACGGCTGGCTCGTTTCG
Encoded here:
- a CDS encoding LacI family DNA-binding transcriptional regulator — encoded protein: MAGKRTRATIKDVARRAGVSATTVSHAFSGNGTVAPGTAEQVREAARELGYRPDAIARGLRSSRLGVLGLVVRPLDPLDTAFLEGVDYFLRFAGSAALAAVERGYGLMLVPDPARAHASAVGLACDGFLITEPVENDPLITMLTRDCVPFLGVGRDPKRPPSEDYLDLATKQVVTEVLDHLAAAGGKRVAAVLGTDPNEWNRDAESAYLAWASARGQQPLVVSRAEVTGEAGGVSAGEELLGLASPPDAVYCQTGRHAAGVLAAARARGLAVPGELLIAGGSDSEQTRSSVPPITSVDLRPVQLARTAVTVLADRIEGVEHPLVPGPAEYELVVRGSTRG